The segment GGCAAAGCACTGCAGGGGAAAGGGTACcatgaattattttattcttggaGCACTCCGAGTTTTGAGTATGGGTTATAACATGTCATTCTATGTCCATGGACCAAACACAGGATTGGAGAAGCCAGGAGTGGAGTCTGGCTTACTTATTCTGCTCTACAGAGTCTCACTGAAATTAaagttctcttttctctcttggtGAACAGTAATTGTCTTTGTTAGAAATTccatttttctcactttcccTAAGTGCTGTCATTTGCTTCCTCTCTCAAAGGTATTCCTAGGAACAATGATATCCAAGTAGCAGTGAATCTTTTCTATCAGCAGAATTGGACAAAAGCCTTTGGtgcacaaaaaaaacccaaacaaaacccagttcAAAACTACCCCACGCAAAGCAGTTGCTTGCGTTTTGACAGGTATTCTGAGATtctcagagagctggagtaAGATCAGTTGAATCATTTGGTCAAGCAATTGGAGAAAATGGACTGGCAGGTAGAACTCTTTCCCTTGCTCCTGACAGTCCAGTCAGACATCGTAAAACAAGCGCACTAGTTGGTACCGGATCGAAAATGCAATCGTGCTGCCAAGGACCTAGGTAAAAATCAGACAGATAACAGAAACATTATTCTGTCAAACCATTTACAGGCTATCAGATTCCTCCTTTCCAAATGGATTTGCTAAGCTTTCCAGCATGCCTCGTTTcataaaacagcaacaaaaaggcTGTATTTTTTTAGGTGTAGGAAGATAAATGGCAGAAGTCTATCCAAAGACcttgtttccttctctgagGATTTTAGGTATCGGTGGGGGATTTCTCCATGTGCCTGCACACAATCACATTCTGAGAACATGTGGATGAGATGAACGTTTGGGAATAACTCTTTCCCCCTTAAGCAGCTTATAGTATAACATAAACCCCATGGTTTGCAATGGAAAATACCTTATGTCAAAGCTGAAATTCAGCATCCTTACAATAAGGTGCTGTCAGGACTTCTCTGCTGTGACTGGGATCAAGGTAAGTGCTATGTACTTCCTGTCTTCTCCCATCCCCGATGTCACCTGCCTGAGCCCTGTTCAACAGGCTTTCGTTTAAAGTCCTTCCTCCCAAATTGGAATTTGGCTAAGTGTCTCTTTTCTAGTAAGAATCTTTTATCTTAAATCTGAAGATGacagaaaggatttttattGTGGGCAGTTAACCAATGCAGGCCTTTCCAAAAATGGTGTTTCTACTACACTACGCTCGAGAATTCACATGCTCCATAGAGGTAGTGGCAGCATCTGTGAAGCATATCCTAGTGCTCCAAGTGGCTTCAAAACACTCCCACACCCCACTCAGACTGAGGGAGCGCTGAGCCACGTGCCATGCTTACACAAGTCCACTTGCCAGCAGTAACTCTGAGACTGTTACTTGGTATTACTGAAAACAGGAACGTACCAAAACGCTGTATTGGGTCAGTGACAAGGCAGCCTGCTGTCCTCGTGTTTTTCTTGCAACCAGTGAGTCGTGCCTTGGGAATCTTCTTAAGCTAACCTACAGACTTTGTTTTTATAAACTCTCAATGAAGGGAGGCGTGTGTGAATTTGTTTCCCCCTTGAGGTGTGTAAGCCTCTTATTCTCCCCAAGTTCCATAGCTCAACTGCACCTTGTGTGAAGAGCATGATATTTtactttcccctttccccttaaAACTCTTGAGAGTGACTTGGATCTGTTTCTGTTGCAGAGTAAATCTTTCTCCCAGAGGAACCCTTTGTCTGACCTGAATGAGTAGCAACAGGAGAGTGAGATTTCGCTCATGGGTGGGTCCGATCAGCTTTATGACAAAATTAATAAGTGTCATATTATTGCATTCAGTGTATTCGCCGTCTTCATCCATTCCACTCCTCACATCTACTACGTGCAAGATCTTGACTACCTGAGGAAAGAAATATCACACGCTATTTCACCAGGTATGCTCACTGCAAGAGCCCTTTTGCTGGGCCATCCCTGAAATCTGGCTTGTGCTCTTACTGAAAAGACATGACAGACTTACGATGGTCCTGGGGCATTTGTATGTGTGGTTATTCTGAAAGACTGATTATTAACACAATCAAGTGACTGTGAGGAATGGTAACAGACTTTCTTCTGGATTTGAGCCAGGCAGTAACTACTGAACCCAGAAGTTTTGCATTTTCTCCCATCCTGTTTCTCTTGCACTCGATGACTGCCTCAAAATGCATCTGAATTTTGACTGTTTTCCACATATTACCTTCAGAATGTTTGTTCCCAGGGCAGAGAGGCTCCTAGTTTTGAATTTGGAGTAGCTcatctccagcttccctgtacTAGGGTTAAGcctgaaagaaacatttaaaatttagtcCAGATAAAACAAAGGGAAAGATCACTTTATAAGCAGACTTAGATCCATAGCTGAGAAAGAAATCCAGTGGTGGAAGAAACAGGAATAACCTGATGCACTTAACAAGAACTGCTGCTATCTAGCCCCTCAAATGGGGCAGAGGAGATTCCTTCCCATTGCATCCCCCCAATGCATGCATAATGCTGTGTAGTTTAAAGAATAAAGTAGAAGAATCTAACATCTACAGAGACAACTGCTGACATGGCATAGTGCTACAGAATGCTTGCTAATATGAAATCTCAGCAGATCCCACTGCCGCAACATTAAAAGCAGCCTATGTCGATTTCTCTCAGTCTTGTAGCGTTAGAATCATCAAGGTTAGAATTATCAAGGTTCTAACCTtggtaaaaataattctgtatcTGAGGGGTGGGCTGGTCAGAGAAGTTCACTTGTTTGAGAAACCTCTACTGCATGACCTGACTGTAGCTGGCAGGGTGAGCTGCTATCTTATAAAGAGAAAACATACTTCGATGGCTTTTAAAAAGAGCACGTTCCACCACCTTTACCAGCTGGTGTTGGAGGTAAAAGACACAACCTATAGTACCACTATAGGTCACTTGGTATATTACCTCGGTAGCCGGTGACGGGGACAAGGAATGACGTGGAAGAGTTGAGGCAATGAATAGAGGAAGTTGAGCACTTGTGGgatgaaaaaaagcagcattgtTTTGCTGAAGTGTCCCAAGATCCCCACCACAGCAAAGGTCATGCCAGCAAagtagcagaaggtgtccccaACAAACACTCGCGATGGGTACCTGCAGTCCGtggaggagaaaagcaaagatcTGTCATGATTGCTATTGCCATGAAAATTGACTCTTTAGAACCACCGAATGTATGCCCGCAGCGCAGCTTAGGGGCCAAGGGGGATTTGCAGCAGATCTACACAGTAAAAACAATTGTAGGTATTTATTCTAAGAACTGCAGGACTGGGACCTGCCACCTGGCTTGCAGAGAATATGGTATGAAAAGACAGCCAGTGAGGCACGGGAGAGAGTGTATTCTGTGTGTTTGGGTGAGCTGGTGTGACTGCAGTTGTTctgataaaaagaaaagctactGCTCCATCGATGTTTTGTGCTCTTGGTTCTGGCTGTCTACACTCCAGCGTCCCACTGCATGTTGTTAAGTGGTTTTGTTTATTCTCAGAGGGAGAAACTAGAGGGAAAGGATGCTTCCAAACAAAGTCTGAATGTCCATCCTCTTACCAGTTGTGGTAAAATAGGCCCAGCgtggtaaaaaaaaagggaatcaTGAAgtagagagaaaaaatgtgatCATCTCGATAATCCCctatagaaaaaagaaaaatatctgtttgTGATATGACAAGACTGGTTCATTTTTAGTAATACCAGCTATTAAAATCTAGGATTCAATCTCCCTTTGGTTTTTGTGCCCACAAATGTTCGTTATGTTCCTTACCATTTAACTCTACAATATTGAATATGATAATGGAAGCAGCTATCACCAGCGACTGTCCTGCTTCAATTCCATTAATTCCGGCGAGAATGTTGATGGCATTAGTGCAGAACACTGCCAGCATACCCATGTACACGTAGTAGAGAATACCTGCAGATCAGAGCAAGCCAAATGCTTTAGTATTTGGAGGCGAAGCAGGCCCTAGACCAATTCACTGAAGCTCTCACTTCCTGCTTTATACAACAACCTATTACCTAACAATCTCAGTGAGTTTTGATAGTGGTAGCTTACAAAGAGATTGCTTCCTCTCTTTTGAGTTGGCCATCATGTGTACATGTACGTACAGCACTGTGGCTGCAGCAAACTGCTGTGCCATGGTGGCCAGCTGTAGTGCTCTGTTTCTGTCTTTCTAACACCCTGGTGTTAGCAGCCATGTGCTGTGTGCACCTGGTACTCAACTTTATTACCAGGACCATGGGAAAATGACTGGTGCCTGGCTATGCACAGCTGAATGTGTGCTGGGTTTCTGGATGTTCTTTCCAGCCCAGTGTTTAGTGAGTGGAGTGCCACTCTCTTACTGGTTACTTAAGCAAATCCTTAGTCTGCTCCCTTTGCAGCACAAAGTGCTTCAGGTGATCCACTGATTGCCTGCCACGTGGATGATGGCTTCTGGTGATTCATAACTTACCCAGGTCCAAGTGCATGCCCAGCAGCAGCCGGAACGGCTTAGGCACCACAATGGTCGTGTTCCCAAAGTTGGTGAAGTAAACCATGAGCAGTGGGAGGGAAGCCATGGTAGGAAGAAGCAACTTGTGACGCCAGCGCAGGTTCAGAACATCATCTGCAAAGCCCAGGAAAATCATACAGCAGATGGCAAGGAGCGAACCGATGAGCTCCACGAACTGCAGGACAGAGAACAGGACCCCGGTCACCGGTGGCCACTCCCTGCCCCTGTCTGTCATGCTTGCACCACTAGACGAGCCTCACCTCGTCGTGAGGAAAGGCCGCACACTGCTCCTCCACAAAACATCTCAGGAAGGGCACGGGGATGAAGCAGAAGAGGATGATCAGGAACACGGCACCGCTGATCACGCCCTGTGCTTCGGGGCTGGAAGGAAGGTAGAGCGGGGAGTCAGCCGGCCCCGGGCTGGCCCGGCGGGGCAGCTCCGGGGGGCGGGCAGCGCTACTCACACGGGCCGCCGTGAGGTCTTGTTGAGGTCCTCCCCGAAGAGCCGGGCGGCGACGAAGCGGTCCGTGAAGGCCGGGATCAGCGTGACCGTGGCCACGAAGCCCAGCAGCGACCCGCCGAGGTTGATGAGGAGGGGCACGGCGGGCCAGGCCGCCATTGCCGCGGCGGGCGCTGCCCCTGCCGAGGGTGCGGACGGAGGCCGGGCGGGGGCGCTGCCCACCGCCTTCCCGGCCGGCCGCTACAAGGGCGGCGCCGGATGCGCGGGGCCCTCGCAGCCGACCGGGGGCGGGGGCGCCATCTTTGGCCCCGGCACGAGCTTCCCCCCGGCACGAGCTTCCCCCCGGCACGGAGGCTCTGCTCGGATGGCGGCCGGGATCGGTAGCGATTTCGGCCGCGGGGACGCGCCTGTCCCCGGCCCTAAGGTCCGCGATGCTCCTCCTCCTTCGCGGGGCTCCTCCGAAACTCTGCGCCGGGAGCAGCGCtcgcccgggggcggccccgccgcggaCTCCGCCCCGCAACGCCCGCAACCGCCATGGCCGCCTTGCCCGCCACACCCCCCCCCTCCCGCGTCCGCCGCTTCCTCCCGTGCGGGGAGCGGCTGAGGCCGGGTGAGGCCGGGTGCAGGGCTTTTGCCTTTTGCCTTTTGCCTTTTGCCCAGGTGTGAGGAGTTGCCCTTGCGGGCCGTTGCAGGTTACCGGGGTGCAGAATGCgcgggagcagggaatggagtgTGGCCATCGGGTTCGTTTCAGATGCTGGGGAAATTCAGTAAAACACCCGACTGGAGATTTTCGATTGTCGGGGAGTCTGTAACACCTGTTGGGCCCCCGGGGTATtttggtgggatggggaggggaaggcagaATCGGCTCAATGTCCATGCACAGTTCTGTTCATTCGGGTATGAGTCGATGAGCAgaggggagaggcagcagaaaatCCGGTAGCAGCAAGAAGAACTTTTACGTGCCCTGCACCTGCGTGGCAGCCTGAAATGGTTTCTGATGGCTTTATCTGATTTTTCTGATGGCCTTATGGCCACctagagagctgctgctgtgttgaGGGGCCACCTGTGTTCTGCTGTCTGTCGAACATATGCAAAAGTGATTTTGTAAACTTTAAATAAACTTCGAGGCGGGCACATGGTACTGCTGGGGAGCTTATCTGGCCAGAGACCCTGGAGCTCTAACGCCAAGGAATCGCCACCAACCGGCCGCTGCTACTTTGGGTTGTGACTGTCGGGAGGTGATAAAAATTTGTGTTACTTGCCCTCCACAGTGAGAGTGGCACAATCGGGAGCAGACGGACGGGAACGCTTCCGCCTGGGTGGTGTGTCCTGCGTGCCTGGTGGGAACGAGGCAGCGACTCCCAGCAGAAAAGAGCGTGACGCGAGGAGAAAAGCGTCGTTAATCGGAGCTCGGAAAGCCGGTGGGGAGCTGGGCTTTCAGATCGCGGCTGTGCTCCTATTTCAGTCCACCAGAAGAGAAGGCTCGCGGCGGCGGCCGTGAGGCCTCCCGGCCGTTCAGACCGGGCGGCGCAGCGTGCCCGCAGGCACGGGGCGGAGCAGGGGGCCGTGGGTGTGGGGCGGCTCCGCCGGGCCGCGGGAGGCGCGCGCGCTCCGCCGCGCCGGAAGGAGAGCGGCGGCGGTGGGTGCGCGTGCGGTgccgcggggctgcggcggggccACGTGCACCCGGTGCCGCGAGCGGGGCGGCGCCGCGGCCTGCCCGCCATGCCCGCCGtgcccgccgcgccgccctgAGCCCCGCGCGCCGCGCCATGGGGCCGGACCTGGGCTGGGCCGCGCTGGTGCTGCTCTTCGCCGCCTCGCTGCTCACCGTGGCGGCCTGGCTGCTGCAATACTGGCGCTCCGCGGCCCTGCGAGCGCcacggcggcgcggggcggcggcggaggaggCCGGGGCGCGGGCGCTGCTCGCGGCGCTTCTCGCCCTCAGGTCCCTACGGGAGCAGTGGCAGCGAGCTTGGGTGCGAGCTCTCAACAGCCAGGCGCGCCGGCACGGGGTACGGCGGGGCCCGAGCGGGGGAGCGGCAGCGAGGTGAGGCGGGCCCGCCCGCCTGCTCTTTGTTCGCGGGTGCCGGAACAGCCCTTTCCCGCAGGCCGGAGGAGCCGTTAGGCACCGGGAGCCCTGCGGACGGCTCCGTTCGGCCCGCGCGGGAGTGCGCTGCGGTGTGCGAGCGCGGAAAGGGCGGAGTGGGTTGCCGCGCGTTATTTAACGCGGGTTGGAGCAATGCTGTAGTCACTCTGATGTTTCCACAGCAATCTCTTCGAATTTTtctggtatttattttctttaatctccCAGTATTACCGTTGTACTATCTGTAGTTTTGAAGTTCACGAAGGAGAATATGCCTTGATGCTTCCATATGGAAATAACTGCATTATAGCTTGCGTTGCCTACAAGGCAGGGACTTAATGCCCACAGAAACTGTGGTCCAAAGCAGTCCAAAGTGTATTgcaatctccttttttttctgtcgtGTGAGTGGGAAGGCGTTGCCTTCCTGTTAAGTTGTATAGGAAAATCAAGAGCTAAAAAAGGTTAGCATGAAGCTAACGTGTTTGAAGAAAAGGCAGTTAAAGTCTCGAAGAACATGATGCAAACTTGTGTTTGAGTTTTCCAGCAAGATAGGGAAAGTATCTCCCCTTTTGACAAAGTGACAAATTCTGGGCGAGATTCAGTGTGAAGTGCCTTCCCCCGACGGGCATAGTGCTTCCCCGCTTCCCCTGTAGAAActcagcctctgcttccatgcCCCTCTTACCACAATGCAGTAGTCATCGTGGTCAAAGTGTCGCTAGTTTCCCATATCTGATACGCCGTGCTTTTCTGTCATATGTTGAATTACTCAGATTCTCATCAAATGACCTGAATTTATAAATTGCAGAATTTAGGACTCTTGTAAAGGGAAGATGAGCCAGTGGCTGAAATGGCATGGTGGCCCCTGGAGGGCTACACTTCagtttctgctgcagctgctccttgtcTGGAGCATGTCTATTCAGAAAGCAGCATTGCCTCATTGAGTTGCTGGGTCTAAAAGCTGTTCTCTGAAGCAGGGTCTGGGAGTTGTCCTGGAGGACTTCGCCTTACGTGAGATCTGGATGAGATTGGGACTTACCTGGAGGTGCTTGTATCTGTTTAACTGGGAAACAATTAAACTGCTTATATGTGTTTAACTGTGGAAAAAACTCCATCTTAGACTGTTCTCCTGCCTTCAGGAGAAAGGCAGCCCGTTCCTGCCAATGCCTTGCCTTTGAGCTATAGAATTCCAGCATTCAGCTTCCCAGTGCTCATGAAATGGGCTTAAGCAATTGATTGAGTCTAACTGAGAGAGAACAGTTATGTTTTCACTAGTGTTTCCTCCTTGGAATTAAGAGGTGTAAATTCCTTTGGACATGTAGGAGAAATGGCACAAACTTCAGTGGAGGATGGAGATGGAAGACTTAGCATGGTCTTTGAATCCGAGTAACGCAAAGCCACGGAAATGCGCTCAAGGTGGCGTTAAAATAATTATGTAAGGTTTTCAGTCACGTCTGAACTTTGAGATCTATATAGAAAGTTACTGCTTTGCAACATTAGGCTTAGACTCACAACTGTATTTTATAACGCAGTTGTTTTTGAGGCATCTCTTAGATAAGGCAATTAAGCAATTGAAAATGAGCCTTTCGTCTTTTAGTCAGCACTTTGACACGGAATTTTTGTGAGATGCATTCTGCCAAGGAACTCTACCACGGGAGCTCCACCTTGCTTTACACCCTGGAGCATCAGTAGAAGAAGCAAGACTGTTTTAGTCTCAGTCATTGCAACTTTGCTACCATGTTGCACGGCTGAGTAACTTTTCCTTGTCCGGACGAATTACCCCTTCAAGTGAACTAGCCGGCTGCCAAAAGTAACAGAGTAGGGACTTAATAATGTTAAAGTCCTAATTGcaattgagatttttttaaaagatggtaCCCCCCATGTCCTGTAAAAGCTCAGTACAGTTAGGGGAAGTCAGCCTCATGTTGGCTACAGTCTTCCGTGTGTATTTCATGTATACTTTTCAAAGACCACAGAGCAGGAGACTTGTTCTGGGCTGGGTGTGTGTTAggggtttctttgttttgtttttgtaatgAAGTTGTATAAAGGATAGTCCTGCCATCTGCTGAGGTCTTGATGGAGAAGCTGTACCTTTTTTTGCAGTGCATTGTAGTTTTCAGGTAAACCTCAGTTTAGAACTGGTGGCAATTCTGTCCTTGCAAATATGCTAGCGTTGTCATAAAAAGCTTTACCCTGTGGCCCCCTCACCTCCAGTCCCTGCCTTCTACAAATTTATTCTTGTGTCCAGTCAAGGGATGGGACGTAAGGCCTGATGGCCCTCATTGCAACTGATGGctgctctttccctgctcccagtctGACTCGACCTCATGTCCCCTTTTAAGTCCCAACGGGAGTCTGGGATAGATGTGTGCTTAGAAGCTAGCAATTTCACTTTCTCCCAGGGATACTTATTCTATCTATCTCAGCGAATGCGAGTACATAACGTATGTGGTAGGAGATTTATAGGAGTGGATTGGTGGTTGGAGCATGCCAGCATGTGAATTTGAGTGGATTGTGCTAGGAGCGTGGTCTGAGGGGGCCAGGAGTGGACAGGTGAGGGTCAGTCCGCTTTCCAGCCGCGTCTCATTCTCATCCCTGGTACTTGAGAGAGCAGCTTCACGAGGTGCCACATTTTTTGTAGATTTTGAAATAACAGCTGCTAACATTTAGTATTTCCTGTTGGGATTACAATTCTCTTGCCCCAAAAGGAGCAAAGACTTGAAAGGAGTTGTGTTGCCTCTGAAGTGCATGCTGCccttctcattttattttttctgctacGTTTTCTCCACGCCTTGGAGGATATATAGATTCATGCTACCTTGTGCCTTGGAGGATGTATAGATTCATGCTACCTTGTGCATGTGGTTCATTCCGAGCAGGCTGAGCAGCGAGATCTTTTGAAGTTGACCAGTGCCTCCCAGTTTGGTGAGACTGTGAGGTGTTGGGAAGAACCTGGGGtagcttgctgctgctgatgaaaTACTTGAGTCATTGGGCAGAGATTCTggtcagagagagaaaaaggtgaTTTGCTATTTTGGACTGACCCACGTGAGCGAATACATGGCTCCAGTGGAGgaggctgtaagagaaagaaacagcaggCAGTACTAATACAAAACAGCAGGGAGTGATCCAATACTGGTTATCCATTCTCAGTTTCATCACTGAGAGAGCTGCTTTGTGTCTGTTAGAAGGAGGGCGTGCATCTGGACTAGTTTTTGGTGGGCAAGCAGTTCTTCAGGTTGAAGTGTTTATGCCTGTCAGATTGGTGTCCCAGAGCCTTTTCTGCCCCTCACTTGGGTCTGTCTGTAGCACGGAGGTGGCAGCGCAGAGTCTCATTTGCCTGAGAGGAATGTGGCTTGCTGCACCTCTGTCATCTCTTCTGATTGTTCTGGCCCTAAAATGCAATCAGCTGGGCAAATGGT is part of the Corvus hawaiiensis isolate bCorHaw1 chromosome 25, bCorHaw1.pri.cur, whole genome shotgun sequence genome and harbors:
- the DPAGT1 gene encoding UDP-N-acetylglucosamine--dolichyl-phosphate N-acetylglucosaminephosphotransferase, whose amino-acid sequence is MAAWPAVPLLINLGGSLLGFVATVTLIPAFTDRFVAARLFGEDLNKTSRRPVPEAQGVISGAVFLIILFCFIPVPFLRCFVEEQCAAFPHDEFVELIGSLLAICCMIFLGFADDVLNLRWRHKLLLPTMASLPLLMVYFTNFGNTTIVVPKPFRLLLGMHLDLGILYYVYMGMLAVFCTNAINILAGINGIEAGQSLVIAASIIIFNIVELNGDYRDDHIFSLYFMIPFFFTTLGLFYHNWYPSRVFVGDTFCYFAGMTFAVVGILGHFSKTMLLFFIPQVLNFLYSLPQLFHVIPCPRHRLPRLNPSTGKLEMSYSKFKTRSLSALGTNILKVVKILHVVDVRSGMDEDGEYTECNNMTLINFVIKLIGPTHERNLTLLLLLIQVLGSTIAFSIRYQLVRLFYDV